The Monomorium pharaonis isolate MP-MQ-018 chromosome 5, ASM1337386v2, whole genome shotgun sequence genome segment CTCGAATGGTCGGGATCGTCGCTCTCGGCCGGCCGGACAATCACAACTTGACAGGGAGGTTTAACGAGCCCTATGCTAGGCGCACTCCGCCCGTCCCACCCTCGGATGGTCATTTAATTATTCGAGATACCCCAGAACGTTGGACTATCTACCCCCACCAGCGGACGTTACGTCCGTACAGTCGTCCCTCTTGCCCCTCTTTTCGTCGTCCGTCCTATACCTCTCACCGGTCGGTTCCGTTCACGACCTCATCCCCGGCAAGGGTTCGCGATACCCACACCCTCGATACCGGAATAACGACACTCGTCCCACGTGCCCGTTCCTATATTAAACCGCCGGGACGGCCGGGAGATAATAAAGACATATAATAGAATCGAAATTGTTTCTCTATCTATCAATGCCATACGCCGTCTACGCGCGCGAGCCATGCAGCGCCGCGCGTCCAGCCCTCGACAGATTCAATTTAGTTTCGGCCGGCCACGTTTAATTTGTGTCTTGATTCGTGGGTAATACGAGAGAGACTGGCCGCGTATAACCGCCGCGGTCCAATCCGCGTGTGTGGGTGGGATGACTTTACATGCGATCGCGCCAGTTGATGTGTGCCGTCGGTCCATCACCGATCCATTTTCCCTCGCGTTTCGAAATTATCAATTTCgagatacacacacacacacacacacgcaccgATGGAAATAACATTCATCGAGCGTTCTGCACATTGTTCTAATACTGGAATCACTACTGGCGATTAGTATGCTTAACAAGGATACATATCCTCGTGATACGttgttaacaaattaaaaaaaaattttgtttttaactgTCCTCCATACGTTTGCAGATGATAATCGCGAGCTGAATGATCACGCCGAGAATGATTTGAAAAGGCAAAGGAACAACTACAATGGTGATCAACTGTATTCAAACGTGAGTAtcgaagaaatgttttaagtaGTATATTCGTATATgggtttatttattataaacccataacaaaacataattatttgttactaAAACATATTGAATCGCGCAACAGGACTATTGACATTATATCGTATAGGTAATTGGGATCAGATCAGGTTGAAATTTTAGTGTAAGTCAAGCCCGTTAGTATATATCTCCATTAAAATGCCCTAATCAATCAAAAGCAAGCCAAGTTTCATAGAATCTCCGCGTAACTCTCGACCAGCTCTTGGAGTAATCGGGGGACCGAGTCGAGCCGAGCTCGACAACATTCAAGTCAATCTTGGCGCTTGTTCTCGGATGTCCCTCCAACTCGCCAACTTCGACTTCAGGTTTCGCCGGTTTGTATTGCAGCTGTGGTCGAGTAAATGGAGCATCAAGGACGAGCACAAGCTCCTGAGCGAGCTTGGTGGCGGAGGCGGCGGTACGACCGGTGGTACAAACGGCGGTGGAAACGGCGGCGGTGGAAatggcggcggtggcggtggtggtggcggcggcggcggtggcggcggcggcggcggcactGGGGGCAGCAGTGGCGGAGGCGGCGGTTATTACGAACACAGCGGATTCCCCGGGAACGCTATTGCCACCTCCGCCGAGCTCTACGACTCCCTGGGCACCATCAGCACGATGACGCAGGCGCAAACGCCTCATCTTTACACCCCGCCCATAGGGGGCACCATAGGTGAGCGTgcttgttctctctctctctctctctctctctctctctctctctctctctctctctctctctctctcttttcaccCTCCGACACTTGCCGACACCCCTTCATCCCTGTCAAGCGTggcctctctccctctcttctgCCGTCCCTCCTCTCGCACGGAAATCCCAGATAGCGTGTACACCACAACCTCTTGTACGTAATACCGAACACCGAGTTTCATTCCTCCATCTTCATTTTCCATCCTTCTCTTCCGTTGCAACGAAGACctctcactttctctctctctctctctctctctctctctctctctctctctctctctctctctctctctctctctctctcttctctcccttcctctctcgTTTCCTCCCAGGACGCTTATTATTGCGGCTTACGTCTTGCTTTGCATACCCATATCGGCTAAATACATGGCTTTAATAATGCATGAGTTGTGCCGAGCAACGGCAGAAGAGGTGGCGGAAGGCTCGACACGGTGGTTCAGCGTTTTCAGCTTTGGGGAATAACGCTCTCATTCCTCTCATCAGCCTTCTCTGTTCCATCTCTTTATCCTCTCTCTTGAATTACACTTGTGTCTCTCTTCTTATCTATTATTCAAGTGGTATAGCCGAAATCTCTTGTTCGCGGATCTTTTTACCTTTGGCTCATATTACCTCATATTATAtgcatacatacgtacataaatatatatatatatatatatatatactcaatacaatatatatttactcaaTCATgctctttttttcattctttcaCTTTTCATTTCGCTCTCTACTTTTCTTAAACGTCGTTTAAGGACGGTCAATCAGCGGCGGAACGTATACAGACGGTACAAAGTATCGAAAAGTATATAACCGTATAGAACGTGGCACACAACACATGAACGGAACTTTCTCCGGTGGCACGTGTTGCGAGCAACTCGGTCAcgccgcgtcgcgccgcgAATTCTCCCGATCGGTGCTTTTCGGAATGGACGAAGCGAGGCGTGTAACGGCGGCTTCATCTCATGAAATTCAATCGAGGATCTTCGTCCCGGATCGAAGTATTTTTGAAGGACAACATAAACGGTCCAAGTCGCAATCTCATGGCTTGCTGCACTGTCGTTAATATGTAGCAGCATGTAGCAGTATCACGAGTAAAGTGCTCGGCCGAGGGTGTACGCGGAAGTACTTCGGGACTTCTATACTGTTGAGCACGTACATACGTTCGTAGATGCGAAGAAATTAACTGCGCTGCAAATAGTCTCGCTATCTTTTACAACGAGTTCTATAAGTAACGCACTCTCAACTTGAGAATATACTATGGTATATCCGTATGTTCTCCGCgatgaaacaatattttaacgttCCGTCTTGATTGATCGTCGGTGATACGAGAATCGCAATAACGGAAAAATGGGGATCCCTTAATAGCAGGTGGTACTTTGACGCCGCTCGCGCCACTGACGATGCAAGAACTAAAATTGAGCCAAACATTGGACGGGGCTAACATGTCTCCTTACCACACCACCGGTGAGTTCGCCACCTCTTTAGTTCTCTTAGGGTCGCGCCGAGTCATGTACACCTGTTTCGCTGAGCATAAGGTTTTATTAAAGGCCTCTCTCAGATATGCGCGTGTCCAACTAATATGTTCCACATCTCAAGTGTGTACTACCACATCGAGTGTTTATGGTGTTAACTTACCGCGAAATCAAACGCAATATTTCCTGTCTGTCTCCAAAAGAGAATCCTCTTATTATATATCCACgtcaattatttgtattttatatctgATGGTCCAAAACAACATGTATGTACGAGGTGCATATcgcaaatttttaatgcaaagaGATAATAACagcttttcttattttttttcctttttctttatcGTACGTTCAAATTTAAGTTCAAATCAAATGTTTGTGGAAGTATAATACGCTCTTAATTCTTGATGTaaagtttcttttctttaaagaccaaaatttatgttaattttattgaatgttATTGATACATTGAAAGAATTGTGAAgaagttaaattaaagaaagaaggtacgaataaaaatatccattacatcaaaaaagatataattccAATGCAATTAAGAAGATCCCAAATCCCGATTTTTCTCCCCGGTTCCTACCAAAACAGTTTAATTAAGCTTTAGACGTAAGGCGCTGATCGTTAGCTAGTGCTTGATTCGAATGTCGTGTTGTGTTGTGCATGGCCATAGCAGAGAGCAGTACCGTCGCAGTATCGTATGTCGGGGTGGGGGCCGGTGGGGGCGAGCAAAGTCCCCCGATTTCGTTGCAGAATGAGACAAACGCCACCCCCGCGGCCCCCAACACCCCCGGAGGGGATCCCGGACTGACGGTCTTGCAGCCGCCAGTTTCTCAGCCCCAGGTAGCCTCTGCGATACCACCGTATTCGACGATGCTTCCAAGTTTCGGACACTACGCCACCGGTGAGTACAATCAAAAACTGCTTGCTTAACCGTTTGTCAAGGACAAGCGCGCTCGTGTACCCTTCGGGGGTAGAACCGATGCCGGTGGTACATTCGGAGGGTAAGTCAGAGCTCTATTTGAGGAGCGCTGATTTACCAGTTCGGGGCGACGAGCGACGAATATTTTGTCGCAAGGGTGAATTTCATCCATTGGAGACGGAGTCGCGTACCAATGGCGGATACGTTGATATTACCTTTAATCGACATGTAattgaaatatcttttcttgTCTGTATCTTATTCACACGCAgagaattttgtatttatatacataaatcagTCACACATTATTAAACCTTATCAATCAAAATTCTGTTTtctgagaaagaaagaagattgCTGCTAATTATAGATATCGTTTGGCGTCAATTATAACAACAATCACTATTTCGATTGAACAATAGCGGTACAACAAGTAGTACTATCATGAGCCcgtgtatttttattctgcaaaatcaaaccgcaCGCGACAATCTAATTTATTCGCTTAGCGGATTTTCGCGCGAGTTTACTTGCGAGGCCAATTTCGagaattaattgaaacattaaCATAGTATGTTGATTTGAGAAACGTTGACACTAATCAGCTTATCGTCATCTTTTGTTCAGGCGGTGGTGACTACGCGTATAGCGCTGCATATTCCCAGTACTCAAGCGCACCGTACAGCGGCTATGGTTATGGAGCAGCGACAAGCGGGTTGCTCAGTAAGTAAACAGTGAGTATGAGTACCGATTAGATTAGGATCATCGAAATACGAAAACTAAACTGCGAAATAAACTGAATATATTCCGCAGGAATTTACACGTATGTGATATACAAAGATACTCTGGCATCAGGCCTAGCAAAAAAACTTCTCGTCGTCAGTTACGATGGTGTAACTGCCGCGGCCGTGCTACACGCGGACACATTTCCTCGCGATCTAAATAAAACTTCCTAGCCTCATTCCTCGTTAACACAAATTGCAACTCGATTCATATCAAATAACTAGTTCCCCGTCGGAGCTACGTTCTCCACCCGGTTCTAATACAAGATTTAATGCCTATTCCTCATAACGTACAAGATTGACGGCATTAAGCAAAGATCGCGATATACTTGGAGGTGCAAGCACAGGTAGAAGGGAGCGCGCATCGCGCGTGCGGAAACGTATAGAATAATAAAGCACTTTTTTCTTCCTATCGGACACGCGATACGCCGCTAACCCGCACCTCATAACATGTAATGCCGATCCGTTCGCGATATCGCAACGCTCCGCCCGCTTCTCCGCGCACGCTCCTCAACTTATTCCACCTTGTTCTTGATATTCCACGCGAGCGTTACGTGAATGCTATAATTAAACGCGAAAATTAGATAGACGCATCACGGAAAACAATTTATTCCATCTCTTAATTCTGCACGAtacgtgtacacacacacacacacacacacacacacacacacacacaaatacacATAAATAGAACGGGAAAAGTTGTTGCGGCGAAAATGCGCCTGCATATGCAACGATGTTACAAATTGCGCACGAAACGCGTGAAATGTAGGAACGTTGCGACGTAAGCGGGTATCTCATTCGCGGATACAACATTAATTAAGTCTGTGAAATTAGCAGGCAAACACACGACAAGAATTCGATATTATCGCAAATCGCCACGTAATGTTAAAACAGGGTATTGTACGCAGGTATAGAGAAACCGACAAATTCCACGGATGAACGTAATCGCTTCTCGTTGCAGACTCCACGTACTACTATTGTAACGGAGACACGTCCAGTCATACGTCGCAGCagggcggcagcggcggcggcggcggtggttgCACTAATGGTGGTCCGGAAAACAGTACCGACGTAGCTAGTCGTTCGCCTCTGGCGGCTACCAGGGCTAGCAGCGGGGCCAGCGCGGCTTCACCGACCGGAAGCGCCTGCACGAAGCCGGACCACACCTCTGCCACGCCGACGGATCTCTACCTGGCTTGATGGTCGAACTGTACGACGAGAGAACGGCTCTTGACCATTGAACGTCCTCCAACGGTCAGCAAAGAGACAGCGAGCTACGACAACGGACGCCATATCACAAAGAGACACCATTTCAAAACTAAGCAAtgatctctttttattttcttcggGATACGCGATGGAAGGTTCAGAGTACGAGGGATATCGAGGAATCCACATGGgaagattaaatatatcgaAGGAGAAGATTAGAATGATTCCACTTCGACATTTTTTACGCCGATGAAGTGGCGTTTTCGAAGAAGAAACGTTAAAATGATTCTAGGATTAACTGCATTCGGAGTTCTGATTTCCATTCGCGTTCAAGATGGATGACAGGACTTGAAAATTAGATCTGATCAATGAGCGCGCTATGTAATTCCGCGTAAAACAAGCTTGACGCGAGTGACGGTCACGTCGGAACATTGTCGTACAAAGTTTCCTCGTGTCGTCGTTGTTCCTCGCGTAGCAAGTTCTTCCCCCttcacgttttatttattaatctttgtAACCGAAGAATTATCGATCGGTCGATTTATCAATTGCCAATGGCGGCGGTGCGAGCGAATCTCGAATGCTCGAAAACGTTGAAGACGGTATCGCAGCTCTCTGGAGAGCCGCGGTAGTAGGTAGTTTAATTAATGATCCTCAGTTAGTGTAATTCACACGCGATGGTCGTGACCGCCCTCGCGAGTCGCTGaccatgtaaatatatataaattgaacatgtataaataagaataaaaatatatatatgtatattatatatatatatatatatatatatatatatatatatatatatatatataattcgtgTAAACAAAGTCAAGCGCCCTAACGGCACGTTTTTCTCTCCTGTAGGCACGACGACCCCTCACCCTCTTAAGAATATCGTAGAATATGATACGATAAGTTTGAGATTTTTAAATCAGGAGTCGACCGTAATGATCACTACTGTTAaggatattatatatattttttgtagaaaccAAAGACCATATACACATGCGCGAGTAAACCCAACACATGCACGTACACACATGCGTAaatacgcacgcacgcagcACGCAGGCACGCACCGACATGCGACATATACATTATGCGGATCGTCGAACGAACGAGCACGTCGCGCAGTTGCGGCAAAAAAGCGTGACCTTTGCGCCGGTTTTGAGCGGCCTTTCTCACACGGATAAGTAATGCGTAATTGCGAGCAGCGTGTAGGATTGACatgaaaacatattgtaattatttcgaaaGTAGTTTGTtactaaaaagttttttaaaaaatattgacatttttgaattgaaattaatttttaattctattgaAGTAAGTATACGTACTAACGGCGAATCACATCGAGATATCGATCACCATTGTACGGAGAACGTTCTTTTCTATTTGTGGTAATTAGCGCAAGTCGGCGCGTGGACACTTCCTCGATAACCCAACGATTATGCTCGTTCTCCCGTTCCGTTCGACGCATTCGCCACGCTTCCGCTTTGCGGCGGAAGTCATACTGGTTCCCGTTCGTCGTCGGGCGGAACGCGCCGGAGAAGATTATCACGAAGGCGCAATTAGCGCCGGGCGTCGGAGatttttaatgagaaattacGTTCGCAAGGGCGCACGCGCGCTCTCTGATTTAATTACTGTGTTAATCATTGAGCGCCTCAGCGGCACGCGCTACAGATTTCATGCGTCTCGAATTTACTTAGCTTGCCGGATAATATTGTAGATTGAAAGTTTGTTGACAATTCTACTTAATCCGACAATTTCTAGTCATATTCAAAAGAGATGCGCtagtaaatcaaatattacatattgaaataaatgaaacagtaaattaaattaggcAAGTGTAATATCGATGTAAAAatctttcaatttattaatgtcaATCCAAAGCGTGCTCGCAAaatcgaaattattattattgatccGTCGGTAAAATCGGTAAAATTCCCGAATCTCTCGCGCGATGTTCCGTCCGTGTCGATCgctctttattaaataattaaaccgTACTATTCGTCTTAAAAAGTTCATTTCCATTGTCTGCGTTACGCTCTCTTtagcaatttatattttaatttcatttcataaaagagtaaaattaacgattgtaaaaaaaacatgtttaaattgttaattgaactgtaattattatatctattacttataattataatgtatcaCGATAGCGTGATATAAAACCGAAAGGAGAAAAATGCAGACGCTAGAAACGACGCGAGAGATTTTTTAATCTGCAATTCCagtgacaatttttttagctCGGCATTGCTACGAAaggcacttttttttttctagaaaaagTTCGAGAAATAATTCAGCGCGTGCATGCacgagatatatatttaaatctcaaTTGACCAAACATCGGCTGGATTGTGCCCGATGTTCGGTATGATTTTTTGCATACTTATACATTGTTACTATATTGCTACCGTAATGACgctgattattaattattattctatttgctattttcactattttcattattttatcattattatattttatattattattatcatcatcataatattatttaatacatttattatttattaattgtattgatGACCTATGTGTAATAAGTTTTGCCAAAGAATCCGTTGAGAAagcaatattgcagtaaaCATTTTATAGCCTCCATAGGAGGAAAAGTCGATAAAGCACAATGGTAATGTGAAATTGAATATAGAAGATATGAAGAGAAAAACGACTGTATGCGGCATTCGAGCGATAAGCGAAATTGCAAATTCGTTTGCgcgaataaaacatatatttgcGAATCTGAGATTTCAACTCGAATGCCGCAGCCACGCATTTTTAATCGAGCACACATGATTATCtcatcttattttatttgttccgTGTGATATTCTTGTTCCGTGCGCCGCTCTTGCCGAGTCTCGCTGTTGATACTTGCAAACAAAACTCTGTACatcctttttaaataaatatgaggtttatatatgaaatttaagtACATGAAATTCATTTCTCTACACATAATTCCTCGTAACTCAATTTCCCATGTACTGTGATATTCTTGAAGTTACTTtgactaatttaaattactacgaaagaaatcaaatatctgcaaaaataatcttcaaaaataattacatataaaaattgtctttttattagaaaaattaatatatttccacaatagtttaaatattaaataaaagaatttaaagatTCTTTTCTTACATATTACGTGTgtgttataaaaaacaaaagtcaaaggcaaaattacattactaatgccagttttcttatatataaaaaaatcgtaaatatGACAAATGTAACAAACTtgcaaaagttaaataaattaaaagtattaagctattaaaagtaaaaaataaaaaacaaagctATCTTCTCTCTgtaattatagaataatatacaaaaaagtttgttttgtaTATTGGAGTTTCATATCAAGAGCGATACTTTAatcattttactaaatttacagcatgaaagtttattaataatgcgTGAAAGTGTATCTAGCGACATCTGTTCAAAACAACATATACTTTTCCGTAGAGAATCGCTcgcaaaaatcaataatataataagaagaaataatttcaatagttTATGGGAaatatcaaaatgtatatatatagatatacatatttatatatcgcatatgtttttacattaaaatatttatttctcagtGCCTTTAATTGTAACTGAGACGGCAACACATCTGTAGTCGTGAACGTGCATCTCTCCCTTATCGGCATTATGCTGTATCATATGCAGAGAGAGCACATACATgatgtacatacacacacacacacacacacacacacacacacatatatatatatatatatgcattgcAATCTGTTTTATCTCCATTCTGTATATTTgctatattctatataatttatataaatcaatcaGGTGCATGGGTAAAGATTCATCATatacatagataaaataaaattttctgtttatacatatagtaatcattaatatatttaataacatacgtatttctgaaatatcttgtagaaaatagagatatttacgtatacatataaataaccaagatgattgttattttatatttcagtgTCCAACTGCTCTTCGTAttcaaaattgtacaattgcTTAGTGAAGTAGACGTTACtgcttttacatttatgttttatttattgtaaacataacTTTCAGCACCGCCACGTCCGAAACCTGCAATCATGGCAATCATTTGgcaaatctttaatattagaaAGTGCTGCAAActcaatttgaaaataatttaaacagcATTAGAATACGCATATATAAATGGATGGAATaagaaagataattaatttaatatattaaatgtaggTTGGCGATGTACGAAGGGTTTTGAATATGAAGCAGTTTTAGGAGAAACGAGAGGCGCATCGCTCGAACCTAGACGAAAATTTCCATTTACCTCCTGGACCGAACAGGGCTGAATAGCAAGGGTGATTGCAGTAGGGTTTCCCTTCGTGCTCGGCATGACCCCCGGGTGTTAAGGTCTTATTGCATTTCTCGCAGCGTAAACACGAACCATGCCAATCTTTGCCTAAGGATGTCTTCCTCTCGGCTGCAACAAGAGATGAATGTTAACGCGCGTCGCGGTGTAACGTAAAAGGCGGTACACCGCGGTTGAACTAGTTGcgtttttcatattaaattttatgttcctACAGTAATGCGgcatttgcattaaaatatcgTTTTCTACCGCCGCGCCGGTACCTCTGCTAGTACAAAGATAATCGCTGAAAGAGAAATTAGAGgatatacacatattaagagaaaaaaaaagataatggaaaatattgtattgtgACTTAATATTGATggaaatctaaaataaaatgatacagACCTGAAAGAGAGACaacaagaaaacattttttttatttaataaacaaaattgacCTAACAATATTACATCAAGTTATcacaaatgttatttatttttagtgatCTAAAATAAGAGACTAAAATCTGTATGAATTGAATGCATCTTATCGCATCGTCTGGAATGATGAGAATGAGAAATAGATGATGAGAACGAACCATTAGCTGTTTCGTAATTAGAAAATCCAATGTCAAAGTCCCGATGGAATCGATGTTATTCGTTAAAAGCGCGAATCTGAAACATATCGGATGTATTTCAGAAAGGATTTTATATCGCTGATggatcttgaaaaaaaaattcttaaaccCCTTATATGCGACTCATATTACATAAGTACCTCGGTTAATTCCCAGATGCATCTACGACAATTTGGTGTGTGTACGCGCGTGCGTAAAAGAGACATGTACAGTAGGAAAAAAAGTAGcagattaaaaagaaaacataataaaagatttgatttatattatacttttttactgcaaaattttgaagtatttgttgaaatattttcaagttttatatatatgctagtactttattctaaaattaattcaaactcttttcaattttaaatattcataaagatTATAAAGGTAGCAGTTGatcacatttgtttttttcttttttttttagatagattGAGATAAATTCATcatcatttaaaaattgtgtcaGTTTTCAGTGTAAGTATGCAGATAAGATAAATCATGTATGAGATGAAACACATTGATAAAGATAAAGTTTGTAATACGATTTGCTAAGTGttgttgatttaataatataatgccACGAATGAAACATTTTCGGTCTTTCGAACTACTTCTCCTATTAGCTTGC includes the following:
- the LOC105836372 gene encoding cysteine-rich protein 1, whose translation is MPKCPKCDKPVYFAERKTSLGKDWHGSCLRCEKCNKTLTPGGHAEHEGKPYCNHPCYSALFGPGGFGRGGAESYVYNK
- the LOC105836187 gene encoding period circadian protein isoform X2, which translates into the protein MISMELPAHATQHGALHLGVGVGVNPGDPAGSALAAIHSHPQDPLALHHHNHGATTPGGMHEDSKKKHDGGHGMNQDGHGGVNQLGGVFVNGRPLPDVVRQRIVELAHSGVRPCDISRQLRVSHGCVSKILSRYYETGSFKAGVIGGSKPKVATPPVVDAIANYKRDNPTMFAWEIRDRLLAEGICSQDNVPSVSSINRIVRNKAAEKAKHAHQQQQAQQQQGQQQGQPGSGGSVSVIAHAPATAAGHPAATAPNAYSISGILGIPAHHQDPNGNSIKRKRSVDDDNRELNDHAENDLKRQRNNYNGDQLYSNLWSSKWSIKDEHKLLSELGGGGGGTTGGTNGGGNGGGGNGGGGGGGGGGGGGGGGGGTGGSSGGGGGYYEHSGFPGNAIATSAELYDSLGTISTMTQAQTPHLYTPPIGGTIAGGTLTPLAPLTMQELKLSQTLDGANMSPYHTTESSTVAVSYVGVGAGGGEQSPPISLQNETNATPAAPNTPGGDPGLTVLQPPVSQPQVASAIPPYSTMLPSFGHYATGGGDYAYSAAYSQYSSAPYSGYGYGAATSGLLNSTYYYCNGDTSSHTSQQGGSGGGGGGCTNGGPENSTDVASRSPLAATRASSGASAASPTGSACTKPDHTSATPTDLYLA
- the LOC105836187 gene encoding uncharacterized protein LOC105836187 isoform X1, whose amino-acid sequence is MISMELPAHATQHGALHLGVGVGVNPGDPAGSALAAIHSHPQDPLALHHHNHGATTPGGMHEDSKKKHDGGHGMNQDGHGGVNQLGGVFVNGRPLPDVVRQRIVELAHSGVRPCDISRQLRVSHGCVSKILSRYYETGSFKAGVIGGSKPKVATPPVVDAIANYKRDNPTMFAWEIRDRLLAEGICSQDNVPSVSSINRIVRNKAAEKAKHAHQQQQAQQQQGQQQGQPGSGGSVSVIAHAPATAAGHPAATAPNAYSISGILGIPAHHQDPNGNSIKRKRSVDDDNRELNDHAENDLKRQRNNYNGDQLYSNLWSSKWSIKDEHKLLSELGGGGGGTTGGTNGGGNGGGGNGGGGGGGGGGGGGGGGGGTGGSSGGGGGYYEHSGFPGNAIATSAELYDSLGTISTMTQAQTPHLYTPPIGGTIAGGTLTPLAPLTMQELKLSQTLDGANMSPYHTTAESSTVAVSYVGVGAGGGEQSPPISLQNETNATPAAPNTPGGDPGLTVLQPPVSQPQVASAIPPYSTMLPSFGHYATGGGDYAYSAAYSQYSSAPYSGYGYGAATSGLLNSTYYYCNGDTSSHTSQQGGSGGGGGGCTNGGPENSTDVASRSPLAATRASSGASAASPTGSACTKPDHTSATPTDLYLA
- the LOC105836187 gene encoding AT-rich interactive domain-containing protein 1B isoform X3, whose amino-acid sequence is MAVGPGSAAMDLSTTLSSAYRYNQNMMEYYTCHGGVNQLGGVFVNGRPLPDVVRQRIVELAHSGVRPCDISRQLRVSHGCVSKILSRYYETGSFKAGVIGGSKPKVATPPVVDAIANYKRDNPTMFAWEIRDRLLAEGICSQDNVPSVSSINRIVRNKAAEKAKHAHQQQQAQQQQGQQQGQPGSGGSVSVIAHAPATAAGHPAATAPNAYSISGILGIPAHHQDPNGNSIKRKRSVDDDNRELNDHAENDLKRQRNNYNGDQLYSNLWSSKWSIKDEHKLLSELGGGGGGTTGGTNGGGNGGGGNGGGGGGGGGGGGGGGGGGTGGSSGGGGGYYEHSGFPGNAIATSAELYDSLGTISTMTQAQTPHLYTPPIGGTIAGGTLTPLAPLTMQELKLSQTLDGANMSPYHTTAESSTVAVSYVGVGAGGGEQSPPISLQNETNATPAAPNTPGGDPGLTVLQPPVSQPQVASAIPPYSTMLPSFGHYATGGGDYAYSAAYSQYSSAPYSGYGYGAATSGLLNSTYYYCNGDTSSHTSQQGGSGGGGGGCTNGGPENSTDVASRSPLAATRASSGASAASPTGSACTKPDHTSATPTDLYLA